GATCTTCTGACATCCTGGTCTCAAGACCTGGGCTGCAACTGGCCCTGTCTGCACTGGCCGAAGCAGCCGGTGAAACGCAGCTTGGCTTTTGGCTGTGCATCAGGTTCATCAGCTCAGGGTTTCTATACTGTGATCCCCTTCCATGTAGGAGCCAGGCCAGCACGATGGGACACTTTGCATGTACGACGAGTTCTTTAGCCACCCCGTGGTCTAGCAGGCGATGGAGGACATACAATGcagtttgtgtcttcctcttgGATAAATCAATGCACTGTGATACGCCAACACTTCTAATACGCTTCTCCAGGAGGTTCAGGAGAGGGCGCTCCTCAGCTGTTAAGCCCTGAAGGCGTTTATGCAGGCTTGTACTGAGAAAGAAATGTCTGATACATTTAGCTGCCGCCCACAGGAATGATGGGGTGTTTAAATTGGTGATGTTTCGTTTGACAAAGGGGTTTGTGAAGCCGTAGAACACAAGAGTAAAAAGCATTCTCATGACTTCGTGTTTggcctcttcttctgtgtgctGCTCTATTACCTGAAATGTAACACAGGAGACATATCACATCTGGGAACAACAAATGTTCTCTTACTATACATGAGATTTTTTTAGACGTTACACCTACATGTTTAGGTCCACACATATCCTGTAAGACTCCAAGCCATCCAGAGAGAGTTGATATCCctgagaaaagacaaacaaaaaaagacatcatcACATCTCATCAAAGTCAAAATGCAAACATCATCTTTGCACTTCTGCTTCAGTTCTTACCTCTCTGATTTAGGGCAGGCTGCAGCTCATCCAGCTGACATACAGTCAGATGGCGAAGAAGATCCTTTATGAGAGGCGTTGGAAGATCTAAGTTGTGACAGATTGGTTAGAACATTTTTGGACACAACCATTAAGTTACGCTCggaaacaaataaaacctcACTGTGGCTACTGTGAATGGGTGGTGCTATGACACCAGCGGGACAACAAACATGTGAAGTTCGCTGGATTTGACAAGTCCATATAAGAGGATCATGTAAAGGACTGCACGGTCACCCGTTTCTACATGACACTCACATTACGAACAAAGAATACCTCTTCACTGGTCGCTTTGTTGTTCTATTTTAGgacatttaatgaaaaatagCACCATGAAGATAACTTTAATGATTGAACGGAGTTCAGTGTAGGTAGCTTCATCTCCGCTTGCGGGATATGAACGTTACCGTTGCTAACATGCTACCTTCCGCTATCAGTGAACACAGCGTAGCTCCCTGCTTTTTCTGACGTTTAAAATTACCTATTCGTCTTCGTTTCTCCTCGGCTAGATAAAGTCCGGTTACAGGCACGTTAGCGTAAATACTTCCCCCTTACCAAGAACAGCCTCAGTGGCCagagcagcaaaatgtttccGTACAGCTTGGAAACACACCTCCTTCAGACACACCACCGTTGGGCTTCTCTGCTCGGCTTTGCGGCCAGTGTCCCGCATTCTTCAGCTTCTGTGTGAATCTCATTTAATAACGTCGTTAATAACGATGCTAATAGCGCTGGACTGACGGGACGCGGCACTGTTTCCAGTTAGAGCAGGACAAACTGTCGGTCGctcttctttgctgttgctCCTTTAATATTTTGGTTTCATGCCggttgacaaaaaacaaaatggcgCATTACCGCCACCAACTGGTGgcatgttcttctttttctttactctAATGGTGGCCTACAACCAATCACGCAAGGTGCATGGCGCCACCTGCTGTACGGTTTCTGAACATGAAAGCTTCCTGCAAATATTTAGATAAAGCCCTTCATACCTGTAATTGTTCGTCCCCCTTCTCCAACAAATCTGTCCCATTTCTCCCACCCGgtccttcagtctgtctctttttaCAATAAACCTACTGGACCAATCAATACATGCTCAAAAGACACTATCTTTTTCAAAATAGATAGTGCTGTATTTAGTCCTGTGTTAGTGTGTTAGTCCTAGTGTTAAtcttgaaaaaaatgttttctttcctaCATGCATATTATTTCTCACTCTTGTGATAATCCTACCTTTGCATCCTTATTCCAAAAGTAATGCCAAGGTCTATGTGATTTTGCCTTGATTCTgccaaaaacatccaaaatattATTAGTTTTTTATTAATGCTCTTTAAGACCATTATAGACAATTTAGTTTCCTTATATTCCCACATTCCCACTAGATGTCTCATAATGTAATATCCAAGAAAGGGTGTGCTCATAGTTCCCATTAACAAATGATCAAAGAGCAAAATATGGCAGCAGTATGAGAACAGATTTATTGAACATTAGTTACTGTAGTTATATAAACCAATCATCATGCGTGGGCAGCCATTTCAGTTTGTTCAACCATGAGTTTAGCTAATAACAACACAGGATTAATGTATGCGAATGAGTAAAGGTATTATTGTCTGTCCTGTTTCTTGGtgtgctcctctgtgtttctaTGAAACTGTTGTCATATTCTCTCTTCCCCCCACTGCTTTTGTCATCTTTTGTTACAATCTACTACAATAGATTCTTTGTCTTactaaaatgtactttttatgGAAATGTATATGCTAAAAAGAGCACACTCCATCCCATCATTTAAATTCTACATAAATTGTGTTGCTCTTCAGTCAAAACATCTGGTCTATACTGCAAATTAGTGCTTTCAAAGTAGATAGTGAAGAACTTGACTGAGAAGACAGCTACTCTCAAAAGTCTTCACCTAACCAATACACTGGAAGGCAAACCCAGCTGCCACCATTTCCTCAGATAAACCCCCTCATTTTTTCCGATGTGAAGGTTAAACTCTGGACTTTCTGTATCACATAACTTCAATTTTTTAGGCCTACTTGTCTTTTTTGGAATATCTGTATCGATCTGAATGTCCAATTACGATGTGCATATAGACTAAATATGTTGTTGTGAAGTCCTTATTGATGACTTATCCACACTTGCAGAGTTGTCAACCAAGAGTTGATGGCTTATTAGAAGGGATAAACCAATGAACATTTATTAATAATTGCCAATATTTAGAACTGCATCattagcataaaataaaatgtttttatcaaagGAATatagctgtgttgttgttgtgcctTTGCTTTCCAAAACTGGAAACTGGCTAAACCTGGCCTAGCATACTACAAAGTCAATCAGTTTAAGTTTCATACTGCATACTACTATGTAAAGTATGTAGtacatactgcatactgtgtTCGTAGGTAGTATGAAGTAGGCAGTTACAATTACAGCCAGACTTCATTCATTCTGCATTATACCTTCAGATTTtgagtgttgtttttgattggTTCTCTTGTTTGAATTTGCATTCCCTCTAGTCTGCCAATCAATCAATGTGCACTGCTCCAGACAACCTGCCATACCTGTGATCAGCTGACCACATCAAGCTGGGTGGCCATGTTGTTGGAATCAGTACTGGAAATTCAACcatattttctttgtgaaacCAGGAAAGATTACTCAACATGAGTGTTGAGTACTGTTAGGTTACACTGCCTGGCAtaattaaatgtatgttttaggATTTTTCAGATAAACAGTATAAAAcatctgttaaaaaaagaaaacaaacgtAATAAATGAGATTTCCCAACACTGCCAAGAGATAGTAGGTTAGGCCCACCAGTACGGctgtcacagtgaaatgtggTTTGCTCACAGACCTTGTTGAAGATCTGCATGTGCTATTACTGTCgaggaaacacaaagggagCTGGGACTTAACATTTTTAATCAGACATTGATGATGGGAAATGGTAAGTGGACTGCACTTATGTAGTGCTTTACAATTTACCtctcatttaaacacacacagagagaagcaacATGGGTTTCAGTGCCTCGCGCAATGGCACTGACATTTGGACAGAAGGTGAGGatcaaaacacaaaacccaCACTTAATACTCAACCTGTTATACTTTCTCAACCACTTTgcaatactgtatattatataataatatacacCATGCAAGCAGTGGTGCCACTATGCAGTACTTTAATATACTGGGATTTGTAGGTGTTGTGCTATTAAAGTATGCAAGATGGAATGTACATATCTATCTTGCTGCTTTCGAGGGCTGCAAGGAAACTAAACCCTCAAATATCCTACGATCAGGTGTGAGTCACAGACAGATGACAGTTCCCTTCTGCCTCCATCAACACAGCGGGCCACAGTTTGACGCATACAGTCAGATGACTCGTCACAACTGGTAACACGTTTTGTTTCAAGTGTACGTAGATATTTATGTGAAGAGGTTACAGCAGATGATGGACAGATTACAGTCATTctcctttattttttgttttaataaaaaaaaaaagacatcaacaggaaaaactcaccagcaacagcaaataaataTCGTTATATACAGTGTAGCGTGATAGAAAGTCTGTTGTGTTCCTCCTGCTATACTACACCCCTCTGGTCCTCGTGAGAGCGCTGGTGGAAGACGAAAGAGACTGCAGCATCCCAGGAGGCTTTCAGCACTTGGTCCCTCAAGCCCCTCTTGTCGAAGCAATGGTTCCACTGGGAAAGGTCACTGGTACAGTCAGAGTCATCTGCAGGAGGCCGAACCTCTCTGCCATTCACACAGCGGCGACAGCGAAACCTAACAacaaaagagggaggaagagaggggctgaTTTAAAACATTCTAAACATTATGATAatactttattatttatgataaaatgaaatcactgagcgCCAGATGTAGAAATGATGGTTATGCACAAAAAATATGCATCAACCGGTATTAATAAAAGAATGTTTGGTGAGAATGTGTGCATCTAATGCAGATTTCACACCAGCAGACACTTGCTTTTCCAGAGTCAGCTGAGCATGATATGATAAGGTGGAGATGTAATacagggtgagagagggaggccAAAAGTGAAACATTGGGTCTCATTCAAGAACCATttgaaactctttttttctgtgaggtTTGTTCGTACAAGTGTCCCAAGTCAGAGTCACCACACTCTCTTAACTGCACAAACATGTAGTAAATGACTAGCCTGATGAGTGCCAACTGTTCATGAGGAGGTGTTCATGCCTTCTTCAATATAGAAATGCATAAGGAGTGAGAGTGTGCAATACTTCTGTTTCCAGTACTCTGCACCTCACTACAATTCTTGGAGTACGTTTTTTCTTAACAGAGAACAGTAAAACTGTTAACAACATGTGATCAGAGCAACGCTAAACTGTGACAGACATAAAGAGGGAATGTCTTACACGAGGCTAGATAGTAACATGAGGTGTGGTCAAGGAAACATGACAGTTTCAGAGATATTAGACAAGATAATATTATAGCCTTTAGTAGGTGACTTTACACTGGCGGCTGCAATGCAGGATGCTGCTGAACAGCAACCTGCATAAAGACCATGGGGCAGCTGTTGAGGAGAACTTTCCTATCAACCACTGTAATGCATCAGTTACCATGAAATATGgtaataaaatgataaaaataaaaaaaactcatatGTGCCACTTAGGAATTAATTTGTTTGTACAAGAAGGTTTGTGATTTCACAGATAGTGTCACACTTTCCAGTCTAAACAGTTTTGCCTTAAAAGTCAAGTCCCAACCACACAGTTCCCTGCCTGCCAGAAGGAAGCGTGACTCCAGCCCATGTCATTCATCTGAGATTCCCAGCTCCACATCCTCACTGCTTCGCAGgtcttcatcctcatcacctGGCTGATTTCTCTCCAGTCcccctccatcttcctcctgtaatccttttttcacttcctggttctcttcttcagctccctGTGCACATTCGccagctcctctttcttttctgacCTAAAGACCCTAATTTTTCCTTCAAagcctcatcagcctcattggACTCAATTTTCACGGTGCAAGTGACAGCTGCCTGGAAGTGTACAAGACATTTGTACACACAAGGAGGCGCACCAGATTGTGATCAGATCTCCCCAGGAGACTTAGGTGATGAGTTAAATGATTCCTTGTGcacaaaataaatccaatatTTTGTAGAAAGACCACAGCAAACACTGGGAGTTTAGTGTCCATTCAGCACGGGCAAGTTAAAATAATCAAGTGCCTGTCTCAAgtactaaaacaaaaaaaacaaaacataccaAGTAAAGAAACTagaggagaaagaaacaggCTGCCACTACTCACTATCCCACTATCAATTTGCATATATCTGAGCAGTTATTTGGGATTGCCTGACCATCTTTAAAGGCAATTCAATTCTCAGCAGAatcaacagagacagcagcattAACAACTTGTGagacaactttgttttttacttgtCATGGGTGTCGCTGGTGGTGTCCTCATTGAGAGCGAAGAGTTCTCTGAGTTCACCCAGAGAGAAGTGACGCTCCACGTCCTGCTCCTCATCCACCACACAGCTGCTCAGGGCTTTCTTGTGGGCCTGCCTCTGCAGGATCTTCTCCTCAATTGTCCCCgtctgtcacacaaacacacaaggaaaATGTGGAAACTCTGCAGACCAGCTGTCTGTAGCCTTGCTGCTCTGACACATTTATTATGAAGTCCTGAACTTTGTTCTATATCAGTAGGAAAAACATTACTTATTTATGAAAATATGACTGTGTATTACTTAAAACTTAGACATTAGGAAGAGGTGATGATCTGTTTTATGTTATGTCTGCATCTTATGAGCTGTGTTAAACTGACAGAGAGCAGCCTGTAGATGTAGCAGGTCTTCTTCTGGCCATCTCTCCACACCCGTGCCATCGCCTGCTCGTCATTGGCTGGGTTCCAGTCAGGATCAAACATAACCAAGCGATTAGCACCTATCAGATTCAGGCCACATCCACCAGCCTTGCTGCTCAGCATGAAGATGAACTCCGGGTTCTGGGAAACAGATTGATTTAGATGCTGTTCAACTGCTTTTCAAAGCTCACAGTGTCTTAATCCACTTTTCAACTCACAGATGGGCTGTTGAATCTCTCCACAATCTTGGCTCTTTTCTTGATGGACATTGTGCCATCCAGTCGAACAAAAAGGTATCTGTAAAAGACCAAGAGGCGGGCTGTTGCACACTTTCACTGACAAATCATGTAATACAGACACAATTAAATGGTTGTTTCCTGAAAAGCACCTTCTAGATCTGCATAGCTTTTCAAAGAGGTCCAGTGTTTGAGTGTAGTTGGAGACGAGCACCACCTTGTCACTAGTTGTAGTCCTCGTCATTGCAAGGATGTAGTCAAGAACCAGCATTttacctggaaaaaaaacaacttcttaCCAATGAATACAAAGATCAAGCACCTTTTTTTAGCTCATGTTAGAGAATTGCAATTATTAAACCTGATTTTTCGTCCACTGTGTGGCAGCAGAAACTAGCTACTATGGCAAACTTGCAAACAATTGCTCAGTTACAgatccagcagatacagagcaacatgagCATTCAATTGTTTCTTATAGCTGAGAGGTGCTGTGTACGTAGTGCACAGCTCAGTgaacagtgggtttatcagagcttttccactgaaaaatgctgcctgctgcagctgcaacaatAACTGATGAGATtgctgagactgaaccaaaactgagctgaacaCTGAAAAGCTCCatacagctgcaggaaacagcagaatgGTGATAATTCTCTCTCGGCTTGTCATTAaaagcaacacctttcacatacaACATGTATCTTCTTACACTGCACCTTATACATGGAACAACCTGCAGAAGGCCTTACGCTTGGACTCTCTGCCGCCACTACAGCTCTTCAAAGGCCTCATTTCAGACCTAGTTTTAACTGATTGTCAATGTTTTTAACTCGATGTTGCATTCCATCTTAAAAATTGAACATTGTAAtattttcctacatttttattattcactttattattcACTTGAATGCATGTtattattctgtatttaactgtttcattgtctgacattgttttgttttgtatctcGACACCACTGGAAATGAGGATACCTCCTCAATGGTCTTTCGAGGTGAAATAAAGgttcaatgaatgaatgtattgACTGCAGCCACATTGACCATGTTAATTACAAATATATTTTGAGACATTCTTCAGAAGTTTAAATAGTTGATGGACAACTAaaattaaaggtccagtgtgtaggatttagagggatctattggcagaaatggaatacaatactcacatttatgttttaattcGGGCATaattacctgaaaataagaattgtgtttttgttaccttagaacAGACCCCACCCAGACGAGGTAAGGTTTTCGGTTGTCGTTGTCTTGGTTGTTTTTGAACCACATATTTTCACCAGATAACTACTAAACCAGATAAATTACTAAATTTTACATCATGATAAATGTCAACATTGCGCAATATAGAAAAAAGTATCacaatctttattttttgtcatataGCCCAACCTAAGCTTCCTGTAAGGATGGACCTCCTGTCCAAGTGGGACAGAGTATTTCGCCCAAGTGTCCGTCAACTCTGAGTATGGCCATTGAGAGAGGTCGGCCACTCTTAACTGACCTGGCACCCTCAATTTGTGAGACCTTGCAGAGTGAAAGGGCTCCTTCCACAAAGCTGGGCTGCCTCAGCCTTGAAGGTTCATGTTGCAGCTATATATTTAaacctttaaatatttaaaggtCTTGTCCCCCAGCTATAATAATCAGCCCATAGAACTGGAGGCATACCATCCCACCGATTTAGATCCGAGGTGAAGAAGAGAGGGCTAATATGCTGTGTGTAGTTCAGGCATTGAAGATGTATATTGAGGTAACGCAGAGCTTCAGGCGGTCAGAGCAGTTGTTTGTCTGCTACAGCTCAAAGAACAAGGAACATGCCCTATCCAAACAAAGGTTTATGAGGTAGCAGGTAAACCCGCCCACTGTAATCTGTCATTCTGTCATGAGTGTGGCCACATCCTGGCACAATGAGGGGGCTCATCACGAAGccaacaaatataaaatatacatttcctTTGTCAGGTTTTGgattttttctccacatttctttttctctgtagACAAAAAATATACAATCTAATTTCattacagagctggagtcatgACATGGCTACCCTAGCTCAGCATTAAAACAGACTAGCAGcatgaggaaacagctagcctggctgtgtccaacGGTCAGAAATATACCTGTCTGTATGTGTAAtctgacacaaacagaaatgtaaaaacaggaaatgactggGGGCCCATGGTTGTTGGAAGGTggaaaaaatcactgaagcaTACCTTGGTTAATGGTTGGTAATAGTAGCAAGttaaacattcaaaaatattGTTGTCCTGTGAGTTTAGTTGTTTACTTGCACCTTTGACAGGCTGTGAATGAGTCAAACAGATCTGTCCAAATGTAAGATAGAACCATGAGTCAACAAAATAGTTTGAAAAAAGATTTGTCCATCAGCTCCCCCACCCCAACTGACTGCACTCCACAATAACCATTAACCCctatataataatgataatgatgatgatgaaagcaGTGGCTACACAGCTTAAGATCTTTATCTTACCCCTGCTTGAGTGAGTCAGTTCTAACTTTGTTATTGTAGGTGGAAAGCAGGTCATGCTTTTTTAAACCCATCAGAGCTGTACTGCGCTGTAATGTAAACGTTCTTACCAGAGAGCTGAGGCTCCACAGCTTTAGGACAGTAGCCAGATGGAAACAGATCCACCGCCCCCTCAAAGCCCTCCTCACCCTCCATGCACTTCTCATATATGAGAGCTGGGTCTGGGACACAGAATAGTGGTTAGTATTTTTACCAAGTAGCAGATAATTCTAAAATACGCATATCAAATTGATTGTATGTGGGCAATAGCATGAAAGACAATAGTTGTACATCCTCAACCTCGGTTTCCCCTGTCATGTGTGTTGCCTTTGAGCCTGTACAACACCGATTCCAAAACATGTGGGGTGGtatgtaaaatatgaatcaaacagAACATGATcacttgctgatcctttttgacatataagCATAAAACCATTGCTGGTGGTTTGTTTGCAAATACCAGCATTTTGTAAAATTTACGATtgacacagcgtcccaactcttTTGAAATCGGGGTTGTATTTGAGTAAACTGTGCAACTGCTTCAGAAAGTGAGATTGTGGACCAGGACAATGTTCACAGCTGtaacattttacagtgtgttataTTTGGCTTAAGCACTTACGATTGCACAGTTTCTTGAGTGATGTGATGGAAGACAAGGAGGAGATACTTATTTTGCCCTCTTGTAATGTCTCAATGGGTTTGGCCTGCCTCAGGAAGTGCTTATAGAGTTCTGTCTGCAGAGGACTCAACCTGCAGGGAAATAGTCACAGCCACATTCATGAGGTTTCTACATATTTAAATGAAGTATACTCAGatattatataaaaatattacaatatgCAGTATTACTTTGAGAGCACGGTTGATGCTCAATACTTTTTTTGAACTGACTGAGATGTGTCCataaatattttctgatttaaatTAAGTGGATACAAATTAAGGTCTTGCTTGCATGTTTGTCTGGAGACAGCATTCTAAACTATTGTTagtgttattattgtttataACTATTGGTTTCTGCtcaaagtaaatgaaaaaaagttcAATTTCAATGAAACTATGAAAGGTGTTTGTGAAATCCAACCCTAAAATCTATGTTCATGCcaacagtcaacattttttaagagacaaaaatcaattaaatatcccatttctgcttttacgTCAAAACCTCTCAACAGAAACCAAGCGAATCCTCGTACCTGCAACACACAACCTGCTCAATCTTCACAGGAAGATATTTAGACAAGATATCAGATGTTCTCCTTATCAGACACCTGTtgaggcagaaaacacagtggGATGTCAAACTCAAAAGATGGTCaaataatcaaaacattttcacacccAGTACTGTATTATATCAAAGTATTTGTTCTGTTCAGTGTACTGAAGTAGCTGATCACATGATATGGTTaaactactttttaaaaatgttttttaatgcagttgCAAGAACAATACTTTATGCTCATACTTTGAGATGTCTGATTTGA
This DNA window, taken from Chelmon rostratus isolate fCheRos1 chromosome 4, fCheRos1.pri, whole genome shotgun sequence, encodes the following:
- the rad54l gene encoding DNA repair and recombination protein RAD54-like isoform X2 — protein: MATNMLTCLTTFLQEEFIRSILSKPFKIPIPNYAGSLGIRALGLKRAGSRKALHDPFAEDALVLYEPPALSAHEMIKADKEKLPVHVVVDPVLGKVLRPHQREGVKFLWECATGRRISGSYGCIMADEMGLGKTLQCITLMWTLLRQSPDAKPEIDKAIVVSPSSLVRNWYNEVGKWLGGRVTPVAIDGGSKDEIDRQLVNFISQHGLRVPTPILIISYETFRLHAEVLHRGKVGLVICDEGHRLKNSDNQTYQALNTMSAQRRVLISGTPIQNDLLEYFSLVHFVNAGILGTAQEFKKRFELPILKGRDADASDKDRQTGEEKLKELISIVNRCLIRRTSDILSKYLPVKIEQVVCCRLSPLQTELYKHFLRQAKPIETLQEGKISISSLSSITSLKKLCNHPALIYEKCMEGEEGFEGAVDLFPSGYCPKAVEPQLSGKMLVLDYILAMTRTTTSDKVVLVSNYTQTLDLFEKLCRSRRYLFVRLDGTMSIKKRAKIVERFNSPSNPEFIFMLSSKAGGCGLNLIGANRLVMFDPDWNPANDEQAMARVWRDGQKKTCYIYRLLSTGTIEEKILQRQAHKKALSSCVVDEEQDVERHFSLGELRELFALNEDTTSDTHDKFRCRRCVNGREVRPPADDSDCTSDLSQWNHCFDKRGLRDQVLKASWDAAVSFVFHQRSHEDQRGVV